Proteins encoded together in one Macrobrachium rosenbergii isolate ZJJX-2024 chromosome 45, ASM4041242v1, whole genome shotgun sequence window:
- the LOC136830011 gene encoding uro-adherence factor A-like: MGGKAKWRKLKRVVGPVPQGSQAPAKQHFKKERTKTRDAKRRRMGDGGEEEDDEADAAADGSKKEPKSPKDPSAKPSTKKGQEPSKGRTPAPSKAAAKPSDAEAPAEDKKEPEAVDTSQTKAPDLIQEANGLEEPPEVMVTDLDKDLEAPQAEGLEKPKTEEMLKEEIREATEEEPKEEETKVGRPVKELKIDILESPSQEIAKELTPTQKSTQTDAVNMNNVDKPVKFFISDDSDSDTAIFVDANQGALNGANGQPQENAVGSPTKEADIAINAVIDVGGESTVEVTVEGQDIEVGIEEASGTQVDGTAVTQLIDVEPSESPKTSTVQRARFLPSLAETQKMQANLRRHGQSKLAFDPLAEGDNVSRSSASDSVETVSVTRSSVSDLADQDNISKTSTSESADQDGQRKCSTSESVDLDTTSVTSESIEHETVSKVSVTESGEQETMTISESASKMSTTIESAERGTISKSSTRGSISASESAEPDATSRTSVSESAEGQSKTSYSEYEEAEGVTRTSASESGEPDSTSRTSVSESAEFDGTSRTSVSESAEEQSKTSASATATSTSATGEYVTSKSSVSYSSEFDAESLSSTADLLTPKEEVSLTADGKAEQGLDDSSKLEKESPTLTSDTQEKIEERPASPAWEELNLEDNMQLTEEGVISEESPAKGEKKETEADAESVFFSLYPEYQPGEIDGSQDAAADITEGNPKVLCFRGQTSEQSETQEEIYMAAEKSGTKEGRNKGTVSGKIHQLQRKLSTQKKPEREDKEVAEPEGPAAQQGGASSFEQQDAAEQKPEGSPEEGGPEPSPDSAGGKPLPDVPDGATPPSTTPPTDAEKAEHAVGKKEDDLVCVAGQLGEGIEKLADAAEAVVESITELVQTDVKPSELIAEIGQEAMEGDKLEGNAKDRKTLVGKARDWIKGVTRMGGKKEDANGKLNDKPDAKKAEADSRSEAASTDEPEQAKDEKHTPEQEEPPPVAAEASEEEKQSGESDSTATKDNGVSLEEQAAETESAENADAKAESVEDMLGAEQEKGETEPTKESPTEERPQEPEEKPEETEPESKEEGLFDIVGPEEELSDTVFKDDTVDEAGKGKDSDDTEVPDMKTEESAGTEEEKIATPDKVSLTEALEPTEQPEEVAEEEGKEVTETGDEKEVTTGNGKDTEETETKEAEPQFVSAEEGNGTEGIPVTQEVKAEAAQETVEKRRKGTKDEKSRRKRHDKSKSKSPHAEGEKDEKASRKDKEGKSVSKKRRHRKRTKSQEDPAQAPEEPRPEDVPLPPDDFEAEPSPERKPEKETKDLNGKEEDLTAKDEVLEETTPAEKKKVSSKSRERKHSRKSEEKSGEATATEHKRHSRSKREKSSESKHEKKDKEKSEKDTQKSKDAIESPREKLPTEGEVQPSTWSPRVDRKERKSSRKSSERKREGHSTDKPKIPKEKKEDLEPQISEKAADEVCDDESGKKSPKPLKKKSKKPPELSLTITEPRDDTPIPSPKSLSQEFKLDASGELTSEGKPKDASSTETQPLLPTLSFPPGVSKPLSPLPPTKELKFPPGVSKPLSPLPTKTHAPKPIPAPLVLKPESELIVPPSPLKTLTFPEGVTKPISPLPKKIPQAIPKQVYSSLDTEKPLPYPAKPVSPLKMLHFPEGIPKPISPLTKKPQEPAFTKLASAPKTSLPDIADKDIKAEPEKADVPAAKEEAEEAPAVTSVTKKPRPRITIPKPEAASSQAAPASPEPAKPASPFTLKFPEGISQPVSPDPQKSEQPIFKLAEKTEKLSPDAVPVPDSTKKDLPMREPAKPVSPLKIITFPEGISQPISPTPEKETKPLFKPVPTKPIPPALVIPKTGDEISEPSVSQEEKTEATETAPSVSQVPAQKTETLTVLTFPEGVSKPVSPMPQKTKFATDIFKTGQQASPTADLFKTTPVEKPPSPPKEPIKQPLIPSDFFKTVHPGEKPPSLLRPKTTSPAKEMLKTSETDTTKITSPGRTSPLKTFKFPEGVSKPLSPLPPKAKAPETQKEQIDSSIPVPSSQERHTVFTFSHFAKPGEGTKIAMPASPTLQKSKLSEPISPSPIKIKHTVDFPSDVFPCTKASSPLIKSASSPTKTSIPSPKICAPLTQVTTMIKDTSPLPKISSPLAKTPPVLPKSEEVAAAEESPKSETKVPKSILSTRLRISTDTTPSPEKSPRTPSETKSAISQTHLTYSEVSKRFTPSPRLPDEICKEITATPPMTPPPEPEQPSSAASTPKEKSTKIASAMTSEVRSAARYSRGEAKPSKGTPPSSEAGSVTKDKSESTSESKADSVPEISTVRRLHDLQKTEEDSQSAKDGAQSPRSGCDSPSKKLRRRKRR, translated from the coding sequence ATGGGTGGGAAGGCAAAATGGAGGAAGCTGAAACGGGTGGTAGGACCGGTGCCCCAGGGGTCGCAGGCGCCGGCTAAGCAGCACTTCAAGAAGGAGAGGACCAAAACGCGGGACGCGAAGCGTCGGAGAATGGGCGACGGCGGGGAGGAAGAAGACGACGAGGCGGATGCAGCGGCGGATGGCTCCAAGAAGGAGCCCAAATCGCCGAAGGACCCGTCAGCCAAACCGTCGACCAAAAAGGGACAGGAACCCTCCAAAGGCCGTACTCCAGCACCGTCCAAAGCTGCGGCAAAGCCGAGCGACGCAGAAGCACCCGCAGAGGACAAAAAGGAACCGGAAGCAGTGGATACATCACAAACCAAAGCACCCGATTTGATACAGGAAGCTAATGGTCTTGAAGAGCCGCCAGAAGTCATGGTAACCGATCTCGACAAGGACCTCGAGGCACCGCAAGCAGAAGGGCTTGAAAAGCCGAAGACCGAGGAGATGCTGAAGGAGGAGATACGTGAGGCCACAGaagaggaacccaaagaagaagaaaccaaAGTCGGTAGACCCGTTAAAGAGCTCAAGATCGATATTCTTGAAAGTCCCAGTCAGGAAATAGCAAAGGAATTAACACCCACTCAGAAGTCTACCCAGACCGATGCGGTGAACATGAACAACGTAGATAAACCAGTGAAATTCTTCATCTCGGACGACAGCGACAGCGACACTGCCATATTTGTTGATGCAAATCAAGGGGCTTTAAACGGAGCCAATGGGCAGCCCCAGGAAAATGCTGTGGGCAGTCCTACAAAAGAGGCAGACATTGCAATCAATGCAGTCATTGATGTCGGCGGTGAGTCCACAGTAGAAGTGACTGTTGAAGGACAGGATATTGAGGTTGGAATTGAAGAAGCTAGTGGAACTCAGGTAGATGGCACCGCTGTAACGCAGCTCATTGACGTAGAGCCAAGCGAATCTCCAAAGACCAGCACAGTCCAGAGGGCAAGATTTCTGCCGTCTTTGGCAGAAACACAGAAGATGCAAGCAAATTTACGCAGGCATGGCCAGAGCAAGTTGGCCTTCGATCCTCTTGCAGAAGGAGATAATGTGAGTCGATCCTCTGCCAGTGATTCTGTAGAAACCGTATCTGTAACCAGATCTTCGGTTAGCGATCTGGCTGACCAAGATAACATCAGCAAGACCTCCACAAGTGAATCAGCTGATCAAGACGGACAACGAAAGTGCTCCACAAGTGAGTCAGTTGACCTCGACACTACAAGCGTCACTTCTGAGTCAATTGAGCACGAGACTGTGAGCAAAGTCTCCGTTACAGAATCAGGTGAGCAAGAGACAATGACAATATCAGAATCAGCGAGTAAGATGTCAACAACCATTGAGTCTGCCGAACGGGGGACTATAAGCAAATCCTCTACCAGGGGATCGATATCAGCTTCAGAATCAGCCGAACCAGATGCAACAAGCAGAACTTCTGTCAGTGAATCGGCAGAGGGACAGAGCAAGACTTCCTACAGTGAGTACGAGGAAGCTGAGGGAGTCACAAGGACATCCGCAAGTGAATCGGGAGAGCCAGACAGCACTAGTAGGACATCTGTCAGCGAATCTGCAGAATTCGACGGCACAAGCAGGACTTCGGTAAGTGAATCTGCCGAAGAACAAAGTAAGACTTCTGCAAGCGCCACTGCGACCTCTACCAGCGCCACGGGAGAATACGTAACCAGTAAATCCTCCGTGAGTTATTCTAGCGAATTTGATGCTGAAAGCTTATCTTCAACAGCAGACCTCTTGACTCCTAAGGAAGAAGTGTCGCTTACTGCTGATGGGAAAGCAGAGCAAGGACTAGACGATTCATCGAAGCTGGAGAAGGAATCACCGACTCTAACCTCTGACACCCAAGAGAAAATTGAGGAACGTCCTGCCTCCCCCGCTTGGGAGGAGCTAAACTTAGAAGACAACATGCAACTCACAGAAGAAGGAGTGATTTCTGAGGAGTCTCCTGCAAAGGGtgagaagaaagagacagaggcaGATGCAGAAAGTGTCTTCTTCAGTCTATACCCCGAATATCAGCCAGGGGAGATAGACGGAAGTCAGGACGCAGCAGCAGACATCACAGAGGGCAACCCAAAAGTCCTATGTTTTCGAGGCCAAACCTCAGAACAAAGTGAAACTCAAGAGGAGATTTACATGGCGGCTGAGAAGAGCGGAACCAAAGAAGGACGAAACAAAGGTACCGTCTCTGGAAAAATCCATCAGCTTCAACGCAAACTCTCCACACAGAAGAAGCCTGAGAGAGAGGATAAGGAAGTCGCTGAGCCTGAGGGACCTGCGGCACAACAGGGTGGAGCCAGCAGCTTCGAGCAACAGGACGCTGCCGAACAAAAACCTGAAGGAAGTCCAGAAGAAGGCGGACCAGAGCCCTCCCCTGACTCCGCCGGAGGGAAACCACTGCCCGATGTTCCTGACGGTGCCACTCCCCCTTCCACTACCCCGCCCACTGATGCAGAGAAGGCAGAGCACGCCGTCGGCAAGAAGGAGGACGACCTGGTATGTGTTGCTGGACAGCTCGGAGAAGGAATAGAAAAACTAGCGGATGCAGCAGAAGCTGTTGTTGAGAGCATCACAGAGCTTGTCCAAACTGATGTGAAGCCATCTGAGCTTATTGCCGAAATAGGACAGGAAGCAATGGAAGGCGATAAACTAGAAGGCAACGCAAAGGATCGCAAAACTTTGGTAGGGAAGGCAAGAGACTGGATCAAGGGTGTAACTAGGATGGGCGGCAAAAAGGAGGACGCTAACGGTAAACTAAACGACAAGCCGGACGCAAAGAAAGCAGAGGCAGATTCAAGGAGCGAAGCAGCTTCTACAGATGAACCCGAGCAAGCGAAAGACGAAAAACACACCCCAGAACAAGAGGAACCACCTCCCGTAGCAGCAGAAGCATCTGAAGAGGAGAAGCAGAGTGGAGAAAGCGACAGCACTGCTACAAAAGACAACGGAGTATCCCTTGAGGAGCAGGCTGCAGAAACGGAAAGCGCAGAAAACGCTGATGCCAAAGCTGAATCTGTGGAGGATATGTTAGGAGCTGAACAAGAGAAGGGAGAAACCGAACCAACAAAAGAATCTCCAACAGAAGAGCGTCCACAGGAACCAGAGGAGAAACCCGAAGAAACAGAGCCCGAGAGTAAGGAAGAAGGTCTGTTTGATATAGTTGGCCCAGAGGAGGAACTGTCTGATACCGTGTTCAAAGACGATACTGTTGATGAAGCTGGGAAAGGTAAAGACTCAGATGACACTGAAGTACCTGATATGAAAACAGAGGAATCAGCAGGCACGGAGGAAGAAAAAATTGCCACTCCTGACAAAGTATCTCTGACTGAGGCACTTGAACCCACGGAGCAACCAGAAGAAGTTGCCGAAGAAGAAGGTAAGGAGGTTACAGAAACTGGAGATGAGAAAGAGGTCACAACAGGAAATGGAAAGGACACTGAGGAAACTGAAACCAAAGAAGCTGAACCCCAATTTGTCTCAGCAGAGGAGGGCAATGGAACAGAAGGAATCCCCGTTACACAAGAGGTCAAAGCTGAGGCTGCTCAAGAAACTGTCGAGAAAAGGCGAAAAGGCACCAAAGACGAGAAATCCCGCCGCAAACGACACGATAAGTCGAAGTCCAAGTCACCGCACGcagaaggagagaaagatgaaaaggcTTCCAGAAAGGATAAGGAAGGGAAAAGCGTGAGCAAAAAGCGTCGCCACAGAAAACGAACAAAGAGTCAAGAGGACCCAGCTCAGGCTCCTGAGGAACCAAGGCCAGAAGATGTTCCTCTCCCACCTGACGATTTTGAGGCTGAACCTTCCCCAGAAAGAAAGCCTGAGAAGGAAACGAAGGATCTAAATGGGAAGGAAGAAGATCTGACAGCAAAAGATGAAGTTCTAGAAGAAACTACGCCTgcagagaagaaaaaagtatCCAGTAAGTCAAGGGAAAGAAAACATTCTAGGAAAAGTGAGGAGAAGTCAGGAGAGGCGACAGCGACCGAGCATAAACGCCATtcaaggagtaagagggaaaagTCCTCTGAATCAAAgcatgaaaaaaaagataaggaaaaatcgGAAAAGGATACGCAGAAGAGCAAAGACGCCATTGAGTCTCCGAGAGAAAAACTGCCAACTGAAGGCGAAGTACAACCTTCAACATGGAGCCCACGCGTCGATAGGAAAGAGcgaaagagttcaagaaaatcTAGCGAACGAAAGCGAGAGGGTCATTCTACTGACAAGCCCAAAAttccaaaggaaaagaaagaggatcTGGAAccacaaatatctgaaaaagCTGCAGATGAAGTATGCGATGATGAATCAGGTAAAAAATCGCccaaaccacttaaaaaaaagtccaaaaaacCACCTGAATTATCACTGACAATCACAGAACCGAGGGATGACACGCCAATTCCCTCACCAAAATCACTCTCTCAGGAGTTCAAGTTAGATGCAAGTGGAGAGCTAACATCTGAAGGGAAACCAAAGGATGCATCTTCAACAGAAACCCAGCCTCTTCTCCCGACACTGAGTTTTCCCCCAGGGGTGTCAAAGCCACTCTCCCCCCTACCACCTACAAAAGAACTGAAATTCCCACCGGGCGTTTCCAAACCTCTGTCTCCCTTACCAACAAAAACTCATGCACCTAAACCCATCCCTGCACCACTGGTTTTAAAACCCGAATCTGAACTCATTGTACCCCCTTCTCCACTGAAAACCTTAACATTCCCAGAAGGCGTCACAAAGCCTATATCACCCCTTCCTAAAAAGATTCCGCAAGCCATACCAAAGCAAGTATACTCTTCCTTGGACACTGAAAAACCATTACCATATCCTGCTAAACCAGTATCTCCACTTAAAATGCTTCACTTCCCAGAGGGAATACCTAAACCAATTTCTCCTTTAACCAAAAAACCTCAGGAGCCTGCTTTCACAAAGCTTGCATCCGCACCAAAGACTTCTCTGCCAGACATTGCTGACAAAGACATTAAGGCTGAGCCGGAAAAAGCTGACGTCCCAGCCGCAAAAGAAGAGGCTGAGGAAGCACCGGCAGTGACATCCGTTACAAAGAAGCCGCGGCCCCGCATAACGATACCAAAGCCAGAAGCTGCCTCGTCCCAGGCAGCGCCGGCTTCGCCCGAGCCAGCGAAACCGGCTTCTCCTTTCACTCTGAAATTTCCTGAAGGCATTTCCCAACCTGTGTCACCCGACCCTCAAAAAAGTGAACAACccattttcaagcttgctgaaaaaactgaaaaattaagccCAGACGCTGTGCCAGTGCCGGATTCGACGAAAAAGGACCTGCCTATGAGAGAGCCGGCTAAGCCTGTCTCGCCACTAAAGATAATTACATTCCCAGAAGGAATAAGTCAGCCAATTTCACCAACACCAGAAAAGGAAACTAAACCGTTGTTTAAGCCTGTGCCAACAAAACCAATACCACCAGCTCTGGTGATTCCTAAAACTGGTGACGAGATCTCCGAACCCAGTGTTTCCCAAGAGGAGAAAACGGAAGCGACAGAGACTGCCCCTTCAGTTTCACAAGTTCCCGCGCAGAAAACCGAAACGCTCACAGTGCTAACTTTCCCTGAAGGTGTATCGAAACCAGTCTCCCCAATGCCACAAAAAACCAAGTTTGCAACTGACATTTTCAAAACCGGACAACAAGCTTCTCCTACTGCTGACTTATTTAAAACGACCCCTGTAGAAAAACCACCTTCTCCTCCGAAGGAACCAATTAAACAACCGCTGATCCCAAGCGACTTCTTTAAAACTGTGCATCCTGGAGAAAAACCACCGTCACTGCTGAGGCCCAAAACAACCTCGCCTGCCAAAGAAATGCTCAAGACTTCGGAGACTGATACTACAAAAATCACCTCGCCAGGGCGCACTTCTCCCCTGAAGACTTTCAAGTTCCCAGAAGGAGTATCAAAGCCCCTTTCACCATTGCCACCGAAAGCTAAAGCCCCAGAAACTCAGAAGGAGCAGATAGACTCATCAATACCAGTACCTTCGTCTCAAGAAAGACACACCGTCTTCACCTTTTCCCACTTTGCAAAGCCAGGCGAAGGCACGAAAATTGCAATGCCAGCATCACCTACCTTACAAAAGAGTAAACTATCGGAGCCTATTTCACCATCACCCATTAAAATTAAGCACACAGTTGACTTCCCATCTGACGTCTTCCCTTGCACCAAGGCGAGTTCACCTTTGATAAAGTCTGCTTCTTCTCCCACAAAAACTTCCATACCATCTCCAAAGATATGTGCACCACTGACCCAGGTTACGACCATGATAAAAGATACTTCCCCGTTACCAAAAATTTCCTCCCCACTAGCAAAAACACCTCCCGTTCTCCCCAAATCCGAAGAAGTTGCTGCCGCAGAAGAGTCGCCAAAGAGTGAAACAAAAGTCCCCAAGTCCATTCTCTCAACGAGACTACGGATTTCAACGGACACCACACCGTCTCCCGAGAAGTCCCCAAGAACTCCATCCGAGACCAAATCAGCGATTTCACAAACACACCTGACATACTCAGAGGTCTCCAAGAGGTTCACCCCCTCGCCCAGATTACCAGACGAAATCTGTAAGGAAATTACAGCAACACCACCGATGACACCGCCGCCGGAGCCTGAGCAACCCTCTTCTGCAGCTTCCACACCGAAAGAAAAGTCAACAAAAATAGCATCCGCCATGACTTCCGAGGTTCGGTCGGCTGCGCGGTACTCGCGAGGAGAAGCCAAGCCCTCCAAGGGCACTCCTCCGTCATCGGAGGCAGGCTCCGTTACAAAAGACAAAAGCGAATCCACCTCGGAAAGCAAAGCTGACTCAGTGCCAGAAATCTCAACGGTCCGCCGCCTCCACGATCTCCAGAAGACGGAGGAGGATTCTCAGTCCGCAAAAGACGGTGCCCAGTCTCCACGATCTGGGTGCGACTCGCCATCCAAAAAGCTGAGAAGGCGGAAGAGACGTTGA